A genomic segment from Drosophila miranda strain MSH22 chromosome 3, D.miranda_PacBio2.1, whole genome shotgun sequence encodes:
- the LOC108160952 gene encoding uncharacterized protein LOC108160952 — translation MMIMNMKTLTLFCVVLAVFACHTFAQSNARNDSEYCPPDGGNGSNSGPDLNDDKDGQDDGLCAAFQDVRGLIDHEALVALIDTHSQCDAKFRKAIRFFNTPGFEEVALLLQESEAYRTALEELQIAGVDTTDIELILDIFACIALPVPQVEKSCDCSKVKKKNHSFIADLLALMPKSDVHGYSVDAQSKNSNFALFSRTVTSTEFQATLRANIKKHDVAIALKILRRNGWDILELLRAMITILTW, via the exons ATGATGATCATGAACATGAAGACGCTGACCTTATTCTGCGTCGTGCTGGCGGTGTTTGCTTGCCACACGTTCGCACAGTCCAACGCCAGAAATGACTCAGAATATTGTCCCCCAGATGGAGGAAATGGTTCCAATAGCGGACCGGACCTCAACGATGACAAGGATGGCCAGGACGATGGCCTTTGCGCTGCCTTCCAGGATGTGCGCGGCCTGATCGACCACGAGGCTCTAGTGGCCCTGATCGATACGCACTCTCAGTGCGACGCCAAGTTCCGTAAGGCCATACGCTTCTTCAACACCCCCGGGTTCGAGGAGGTGGCCCTGCTGCTGCAGGAGAGCGAGGCCTATCGAACGGCACTAGAGGAGCTGCAGATTGCCGGCGTAGACACCACAGACATCGAGCTTATCCTGGACATCTTTGCGTGCATCGCGCTGCCTGTGCCCCAGGTCGAAAAGAGCTGCGACTGCAGTAAGGTCAAGAAGAAGAATCACAGCTTCATCGCCGACCTGCTGGCCCTCATGCCCAAGAGTGATGTGCACGGTTACTCCGTGGATGCCCAGTCCAAGAACTCGAACTTTGCCCTGTTTTCCCGCACGGTCACGTCGACAGAGTTCCAGGCCACTCTCCGCGCCAATATT AAGAAACACGATGTGGCCATTGCATTGAAGATCCTGCGTCGCAACGGATGGGACATTCTCGAGCTGCTGCGCGCCATGATAACCATTCTCACCTGGTGA